One window of the Actinomyces procaprae genome contains the following:
- a CDS encoding class II aldolase/adducin family protein, with amino-acid sequence MPLSEILAQMGAAGRRLDHMGAVEAGAGNISVSINASAEQLGLADRFPQLTPGTELPLPAPALAGRTVLVTGSGCRLRDVAASPEANVSAFVVDEGGVTGTWYTHPDRAYVRPTSEFNSHLAVHNDQVAQRGVDFQAVIHAQPPYLVQLSHIKDIRNTADFNRRILRWEPETIVQLPQGIEVLDFMVPGSATLMENNVRALRDHVIVLWAKHGIMVRSDVAPLAAVDKVEYAETGAMYEVRNIMAGGLGEGVTDAELHAVVEAFNVDTDLY; translated from the coding sequence ATGCCCCTGTCAGAGATCCTCGCCCAGATGGGCGCCGCCGGACGCCGCCTTGACCACATGGGCGCCGTCGAGGCCGGCGCGGGCAACATCTCCGTGTCCATCAATGCCTCGGCCGAGCAGCTGGGCCTGGCCGACCGCTTCCCGCAGCTCACCCCCGGCACCGAGCTGCCGCTGCCCGCCCCGGCGCTGGCCGGCCGCACCGTACTGGTGACCGGCTCGGGCTGCCGCCTGCGAGACGTCGCCGCATCCCCGGAGGCGAACGTATCCGCCTTCGTCGTGGACGAGGGCGGCGTCACCGGCACCTGGTACACCCACCCCGACCGCGCCTACGTGCGCCCCACCAGCGAGTTCAACTCCCACCTGGCGGTCCACAACGACCAGGTGGCGCAGCGTGGTGTGGACTTCCAGGCCGTCATCCACGCCCAGCCGCCGTACCTGGTGCAGCTCTCCCACATCAAGGACATCCGCAACACCGCGGACTTCAACCGCCGCATCCTGCGCTGGGAGCCCGAGACGATCGTGCAGCTGCCCCAGGGCATTGAGGTGCTCGACTTCATGGTGCCCGGGTCGGCCACCCTCATGGAGAACAATGTGCGCGCCCTGCGCGACCACGTGATCGTGCTGTGGGCCAAGCACGGCATCATGGTGCGCTCCGACGTCGCCCCCCTGGCCGCCGTCGACAAGGTCGAGTACGCCGAGACCGGCGCCATGTACGAGGTCCGCAACATCATGGCCGGCGGCCTGGGCGAGGGCGTCACCGACGCCGAGCTGCACGCCGTCGTCGAGGCCTTCAACGTCGACACCGACCTGTACTGA
- a CDS encoding alpha/beta hydrolase — MTDTPGAAPTTPQPTATRDGVPVAPLAGGFLPPYAERLHLIAGFPAPRAEDLAAADPAAAAGAPFAAEALAAMEAWEAPFGEPEPTHTLVEDRELPGPHGSIPVRIYRPEPGWNPPTPSPATDAGLRAGLVWYHGGAFMGGDLDMPEADAVSRGLSTRTGASVVSVFYRLCTGGVHYPVPHDDAYAAYQWVRGHAAELGIDATRIAVGGASAGGNLAAGVTLHGIDDAAAPWQALLAYPVAHGGRWPTPSEELAARLGQMPQILRFPADMMEAMNANYLGARLDAGAGAPAYAFPGDLADAARLAGWPATYIENCENDDLRASGEAFARQLRQSGADVEVLTCAGVPHGHLNAVGSPLTAASLDRFAARLTRPV, encoded by the coding sequence ATGACCGACACTCCCGGCGCCGCCCCAACCACGCCGCAGCCCACCGCCACCCGCGACGGCGTGCCCGTCGCCCCGCTGGCCGGCGGCTTCCTGCCGCCCTACGCCGAACGCCTGCACCTGATCGCCGGCTTCCCGGCCCCACGCGCCGAGGACCTGGCCGCCGCCGACCCCGCCGCGGCCGCCGGGGCACCCTTCGCCGCGGAGGCGCTGGCCGCCATGGAGGCATGGGAGGCTCCCTTCGGGGAGCCGGAGCCCACTCACACGCTCGTCGAGGACCGCGAGCTGCCGGGCCCACACGGGTCGATCCCGGTGCGCATCTACCGTCCCGAACCCGGCTGGAACCCACCCACGCCCTCACCGGCCACGGACGCGGGCCTGCGCGCCGGACTGGTGTGGTACCACGGCGGCGCCTTCATGGGCGGCGACCTGGACATGCCGGAGGCCGACGCCGTCTCCCGGGGCCTGTCCACCCGCACCGGGGCGAGCGTCGTCTCGGTCTTCTACCGGCTGTGCACCGGCGGCGTTCACTACCCGGTCCCGCACGACGACGCCTACGCCGCCTACCAGTGGGTGCGCGGGCACGCCGCCGAGCTCGGCATTGACGCCACACGCATCGCCGTCGGCGGGGCCAGCGCCGGCGGGAACCTGGCCGCCGGGGTGACACTGCACGGAATCGACGACGCCGCCGCCCCCTGGCAGGCGCTACTCGCCTACCCGGTGGCCCACGGCGGGCGCTGGCCCACCCCCAGCGAGGAACTGGCCGCCCGCCTGGGGCAGATGCCGCAGATCCTGCGGTTCCCCGCCGACATGATGGAGGCAATGAACGCCAACTACCTCGGCGCCAGGCTCGACGCCGGCGCGGGCGCACCCGCCTACGCCTTCCCGGGGGACCTGGCCGATGCCGCCCGTCTGGCGGGCTGGCCCGCCACCTACATCGAGAACTGCGAGAACGATGACCTGCGCGCCTCCGGCGAGGCATTCGCCCGCCAGCTGCGGCAGTCGGGGGCCGACGTCGAGGTACTCACCTGCGCGGGTGTGCCCCACGGGCACCTCAACGCCGTCGGCTCGCCGCTGACCGCCGCCAGCTTGGACCGCTTCGCCGCAAGGCTGACCCGCCCGGTCTGA
- a CDS encoding rhamnulokinase yields the protein MTNARPIHVGAVDLGASSGRVMVGTIADGRIELTETRRFTNGPIPLPGPDGERLYWDVLHLWDEIREGLLAAVRDVGPLSAVGIDTWGVDYGLLSPSGLLAGQVAAYRCPRTRGVPAEVFAAIPAAELYAVNGLQVQDFNTVFQLVAESRDGGLPRATATADGAAPSAGDAQRTMLLLPDLLTYWLTGRPVAEITNASTTGLVDARERAWSAPLLERLRTAVGVDLDGVLPGIVEPGTVVGPVRRDVVDVFGPDGAPTPVVAVGSHDTASAVIAVPAAGDDFAYVSCGTWSLVGLELDAPVLTEASRAANFTNELGVDGTVRYLKNVMGLWVFNEAVRTWRAQGLELSYRELDAAAEAAEPLRTVVDINDPVFFDPGDMAARIDDFAIRTDQPRPRSVGEYVRCIDDSLALAYRRAVREASELSGKHVGVLHMVGGGISNRLLCRLAADATGLKVVAGPAEGTALGNMVVAARGAGLIEGDLTALRKLVHDSTEITEYAPDPAAAAGWEAAERQLFQ from the coding sequence ATGACCAACGCCCGCCCCATCCACGTCGGGGCCGTCGACCTGGGCGCCTCCTCCGGGCGCGTCATGGTCGGCACCATCGCCGACGGCCGCATCGAACTGACCGAGACCCGCCGCTTCACCAACGGCCCCATCCCCCTGCCGGGTCCCGACGGCGAGCGCCTGTACTGGGACGTGCTGCACCTGTGGGACGAGATCCGCGAGGGCCTGCTCGCCGCCGTGCGCGACGTCGGCCCGCTGTCGGCCGTCGGCATCGACACCTGGGGCGTCGACTACGGACTGCTGAGCCCTAGCGGCCTGCTGGCCGGGCAGGTCGCCGCCTACCGCTGCCCGCGCACGCGAGGCGTGCCGGCGGAGGTCTTCGCCGCCATCCCCGCCGCCGAGCTGTACGCCGTCAACGGCCTGCAGGTGCAGGACTTCAACACGGTCTTCCAGCTGGTGGCAGAATCCCGCGACGGCGGCCTGCCGCGCGCCACCGCCACGGCCGACGGCGCTGCTCCCAGCGCGGGTGATGCCCAGCGCACCATGCTGCTGCTGCCCGACCTGCTCACCTACTGGCTCACCGGCAGACCGGTCGCCGAGATCACCAACGCCTCCACCACCGGGCTGGTCGACGCCCGCGAGCGCGCCTGGTCCGCGCCGCTGCTGGAGCGCCTGCGCACAGCAGTGGGCGTCGACCTGGACGGCGTGCTGCCGGGAATCGTGGAGCCCGGCACCGTCGTCGGACCGGTGCGCCGCGACGTCGTCGACGTGTTCGGCCCCGACGGCGCCCCGACGCCGGTGGTCGCCGTCGGCTCCCACGACACCGCCTCCGCTGTCATAGCCGTGCCCGCGGCCGGGGACGACTTCGCCTACGTCTCCTGCGGCACCTGGTCGCTCGTTGGGCTAGAACTGGACGCACCGGTACTCACCGAGGCCTCCCGGGCCGCCAACTTCACCAACGAGCTCGGGGTGGACGGCACCGTGCGCTACCTGAAGAACGTCATGGGGCTGTGGGTGTTCAACGAGGCCGTGCGCACCTGGCGCGCACAGGGCCTGGAGCTGTCCTACCGGGAGCTGGACGCCGCTGCCGAGGCCGCCGAGCCGCTCCGCACCGTCGTCGACATCAATGATCCGGTCTTCTTCGACCCCGGTGACATGGCCGCCCGCATCGACGACTTCGCCATCCGCACCGACCAGCCGCGCCCGCGCAGTGTGGGCGAGTACGTGCGCTGCATCGACGACTCCCTCGCCCTGGCCTACCGCCGCGCCGTGCGCGAGGCGAGCGAGCTGTCCGGCAAGCACGTCGGCGTGCTGCACATGGTGGGCGGCGGTATCAGCAACCGGCTGCTGTGCCGGCTGGCCGCCGACGCCACCGGCCTGAAGGTGGTGGCCGGTCCCGCCGAGGGCACCGCCCTGGGCAACATGGTCGTCGCCGCCCGCGGCGCAGGACTGATCGAGGGAGACCTGACCGCGCTGCGAAAGCTGGTGCACGACTCCACCGAGATCACCGAGTACGCCCCCGACCCGGCCGCAGCCGCCGGCTGGGAGGCCGCCGAGCGACAACTGTTCCAATGA
- the rhaI gene encoding L-rhamnose isomerase: MSATTPSLSDLSAEARSLLQTQTIELPSWAFGNSGTRFRVFTTAGVPRDPYEKIDDVAQVNKYTGVTPRVSLHIPWDKVDDYEALRKHAEDQGVTIGTINSNVFQDEDYKLGSLTNPDERIRRKAIDHHLECIDIMRATGSPALKIWLADGTNYPGQDSIRARQDRLADALAEIYAALDDDQQLVLEYKFFEPAFYHTDVPDWGTSLVHCLALGERAKVVLDTGHHAPGTNIEFIVAQLLRLGRLGAFDFNSRFYADDDLIVGAADPYQLFRIMNEIVAVGALAPDSGVNFMLDQCHNLEEKIPGEIRSATNVQEATAKALLVDREALAQAQRAGDVLAANDVFVDAFNTDVRPLLAELRESQGLAPDPMRAFLDSGYLDQIRSERVGGTAAGWGA; encoded by the coding sequence ATGTCGGCAACCACCCCCTCGCTATCCGACCTCAGCGCCGAGGCCCGCAGCCTGCTCCAGACCCAGACCATCGAGCTGCCCAGCTGGGCCTTCGGAAACTCCGGCACCCGCTTCCGCGTCTTCACCACCGCCGGCGTTCCCCGCGACCCGTACGAGAAGATCGACGACGTCGCCCAGGTAAACAAGTACACCGGCGTCACCCCCCGGGTCTCCCTCCACATCCCGTGGGACAAGGTCGACGACTATGAGGCGCTGCGCAAGCATGCCGAGGACCAGGGCGTCACCATCGGCACCATCAACTCCAACGTCTTCCAGGACGAGGACTACAAGCTCGGTTCCCTGACCAACCCGGACGAGAGGATCCGCCGCAAGGCGATCGACCACCACCTGGAGTGCATCGACATCATGCGCGCCACGGGCTCGCCCGCCCTGAAGATCTGGCTGGCCGACGGCACCAACTACCCCGGCCAGGACTCCATCCGCGCCCGCCAGGACCGCCTGGCCGATGCCCTGGCGGAGATCTACGCCGCGCTCGACGACGATCAGCAGCTGGTCCTGGAGTACAAGTTCTTCGAGCCGGCCTTCTACCACACCGACGTGCCCGACTGGGGCACCTCCCTGGTGCACTGCCTGGCGCTGGGAGAGCGGGCCAAGGTCGTGCTCGACACCGGCCACCACGCCCCGGGCACCAACATCGAGTTCATCGTCGCCCAGCTGCTGCGGCTGGGTCGCCTGGGCGCCTTCGACTTCAACTCGCGCTTCTACGCCGACGACGACCTGATCGTGGGCGCCGCCGACCCCTACCAGTTGTTCCGCATCATGAACGAGATCGTCGCCGTCGGGGCGCTCGCCCCCGACTCCGGGGTCAACTTCATGCTCGACCAGTGCCACAACCTGGAGGAGAAGATCCCCGGCGAGATCCGCTCGGCCACCAATGTGCAGGAGGCCACCGCCAAGGCGCTGCTGGTGGACCGCGAGGCGCTCGCCCAGGCGCAGCGCGCCGGCGACGTCCTGGCCGCCAACGACGTGTTCGTCGACGCCTTCAACACCGACGTGCGCCCGCTGCTGGCCGAGCTGCGCGAGTCCCAGGGGCTCGCCCCCGACCCCATGCGCGCCTTCCTGGACTCCGGCTACCTGGACCAGATCCGCTCCGAGCGCGTCGGCGGCACCGCCGCCGGCTGGGGCGCCTGA